Proteins from a genomic interval of Marmoricola sp. OAE513:
- a CDS encoding right-handed parallel beta-helix repeat-containing protein has protein sequence MRRFLLALAVALSALLFVPQAASAHVERPSYWPDPTADCAVAPCAGGAVPTARSLSSALDRSKPGKTRVVCKSNSLKLVKKSIRKAREDGYYIRPSDHRALGKKAAAKLLRINKALFERCKYKEIQPAVTASGNNDRVVIMPGMYLEPTSRSKPTYDARCAKYHTHSDSGDPGAMSHEAQLRCPNDANLIAIIGRDLGKGMKADPDPALENRLGIPNPGKCIRCNFQLEGSGVSADDVIIEAGDPKAGDSGPSAAGHKKDVGIFVDRADGVVLRNIKIRHAREHGIYVIETDGYLFDRFKAYYAGAYGVLSFVGDHGVVQNCDAKGSGDSGIYPGSGAPSLLANRDTGFYPTARYSQYYRFCDSHHNTGGFSGTNSHGTLIYANNFYDNALGLTTDVFTAAGHPGFPQAGNVIDGNNFYSNNFNPFKPGSDVVPFIPAPVGSGLWLAGGNENIVKNNRFYDNWRYGTMIFAVPDATVCGPILGDTETPIPGCNPIGISTSYGNKTFNNKMGVAPNGDVRPNGTDFWWDAFPTNTGNCWWGNTAAPGKKVSTNTMLPSCSSGTKPNQSVGLGNVLGEAELVACLAGLQLGGYPGGTDGLCTWAVTPKKPGSAAAKAAASSTKVSDQQMKVMSAFCKAGLGQRTCKPYKQGLDAVGLLNMVLGPLLPGNVKPGPTSTKPLSMYTCSWWNKATPSAQLEIIQRIRNMNGKQVQGGNKAVGYGSLLKDNAAKQLFDGRCTSGYSGGFALYKIYGAAAAFTAANQ, from the coding sequence ATGCGGCGTTTCCTCCTTGCCCTTGCCGTGGCCCTCTCGGCACTGCTCTTCGTCCCGCAGGCCGCCTCGGCCCACGTGGAGCGGCCGTCGTACTGGCCCGACCCGACGGCGGACTGCGCGGTCGCACCCTGCGCGGGCGGCGCCGTACCGACGGCCCGGTCTCTGTCCTCGGCGCTGGACAGGAGCAAGCCCGGCAAGACCCGGGTCGTCTGCAAGTCCAACTCCCTGAAGCTGGTCAAGAAGTCGATCAGGAAGGCGCGCGAGGACGGCTACTACATCCGTCCGTCCGACCACCGCGCGCTGGGCAAGAAGGCCGCCGCCAAGCTGCTGCGCATCAACAAGGCCCTGTTCGAGCGCTGCAAGTACAAGGAGATCCAGCCGGCTGTCACTGCCTCGGGGAACAACGACCGGGTCGTGATCATGCCGGGCATGTACCTCGAGCCGACCTCGCGGTCCAAGCCGACGTACGACGCCAGGTGCGCGAAGTACCACACCCACTCCGACTCCGGTGACCCCGGCGCGATGTCGCACGAGGCCCAGCTGCGCTGCCCGAACGACGCCAACCTGATCGCCATCATCGGTCGCGACCTGGGCAAGGGCATGAAGGCCGACCCCGACCCGGCGCTGGAGAACCGTCTCGGCATCCCGAACCCGGGCAAGTGCATCCGCTGCAACTTCCAGCTCGAGGGTTCCGGTGTCAGCGCCGACGACGTGATCATCGAGGCCGGCGACCCGAAGGCCGGGGACTCCGGGCCCTCGGCCGCCGGTCACAAGAAGGACGTCGGCATCTTCGTCGACCGCGCCGACGGCGTGGTGCTGCGCAACATCAAGATCCGGCACGCGCGCGAGCACGGCATCTACGTGATCGAGACCGACGGCTACCTGTTCGACCGGTTCAAGGCCTACTACGCCGGTGCGTACGGCGTGCTGTCGTTCGTCGGTGACCACGGTGTGGTGCAGAACTGCGACGCCAAGGGGTCCGGTGACTCCGGCATCTACCCGGGCTCGGGCGCGCCCAGCCTGCTCGCCAACCGCGACACCGGGTTCTACCCGACTGCGCGGTACAGCCAGTACTACCGGTTCTGCGACAGCCACCACAACACGGGCGGCTTCTCCGGCACCAACAGCCACGGCACGCTGATCTACGCCAACAACTTCTACGACAACGCGTTGGGCCTGACCACCGACGTCTTCACCGCGGCCGGCCACCCCGGCTTCCCGCAGGCGGGCAACGTCATCGACGGCAACAACTTCTACTCGAACAACTTCAACCCGTTCAAGCCTGGTTCGGACGTCGTGCCGTTCATCCCGGCACCGGTCGGCTCCGGGCTCTGGCTCGCCGGCGGCAACGAGAACATCGTCAAGAACAACCGGTTCTACGACAACTGGCGCTACGGCACCATGATCTTCGCCGTCCCGGACGCGACCGTCTGCGGCCCGATCCTGGGCGACACGGAGACGCCGATCCCGGGCTGCAACCCGATCGGGATCAGCACGTCGTACGGGAACAAGACGTTCAACAACAAGATGGGCGTCGCTCCGAACGGCGACGTCCGGCCGAACGGTACCGACTTCTGGTGGGACGCGTTCCCGACCAACACCGGCAACTGCTGGTGGGGCAACACCGCCGCGCCCGGCAAGAAGGTCAGCACGAACACGATGCTGCCGAGCTGCAGCAGCGGCACCAAGCCGAACCAGAGCGTCGGCCTGGGCAACGTGCTGGGCGAGGCCGAGCTGGTGGCCTGCCTCGCCGGTCTCCAGCTCGGTGGGTACCCGGGCGGCACCGACGGACTCTGCACCTGGGCGGTCACCCCGAAGAAGCCGGGGAGCGCAGCCGCCAAGGCGGCCGCGTCCTCGACGAAGGTGAGCGACCAGCAGATGAAGGTGATGTCGGCGTTCTGCAAGGCCGGGCTCGGCCAGCGCACCTGCAAGCCCTACAAGCAGGGTCTCGACGCCGTCGGCCTGCTGAACATGGTGCTCGGACCGCTGCTGCCCGGCAACGTCAAGCCCGGTCCGACCAGCACCAAGCCGCTGAGCATGTACACCTGCAGCTGGTGGAACAAGGCGACCCCGAGCGCCCAGCTGGAGATCATCCAGCGGATCCGCAACATGAACGGCAAGCAGGTCCAGGGCGGCAACAAGGCCGTGGGCTACGGCTCGCTGCTCAAGGACAACGCCGCGAAGCAGCTCTTCGACGGCCGCTGCACCAGCGGCTACTCCGGCGGGTTCGCGCTGTACAAGATCTACGGAGCGGCAGCGGCGTTCACCGCAGCCAACCAGTGA
- a CDS encoding class I SAM-dependent methyltransferase: protein MERRHVPDPGGPPNARTVASYELIAEDYARETAGVGLSEVLTRLVRAVPTGEVLEIGSGPGWDADALEEAGLRVRRTDITQAFLDLQAARGKRVERLDVVTDDLGGPYDGVVALHVLQHVEPQHLPGVLARISTSLRPHGRFAVAVRLGEGTGWEVGESGNPYFRALWSEAQFVAEIERAGMSVEWSVQSSDEEQSSWLTLLAATPARQDDLDAPTGRISPE, encoded by the coding sequence ATGGAGCGTCGCCACGTGCCGGACCCAGGGGGTCCGCCCAACGCCCGCACCGTCGCGTCCTACGAGCTGATCGCCGAGGACTACGCACGCGAGACGGCCGGCGTCGGGTTGTCCGAGGTCCTGACCCGCTTGGTGCGGGCCGTCCCGACGGGCGAGGTCCTCGAGATCGGGTCCGGCCCCGGCTGGGACGCCGATGCCCTGGAGGAAGCCGGCCTTCGCGTCCGCCGTACCGACATCACGCAGGCCTTCCTCGACCTCCAAGCGGCACGCGGCAAGCGGGTCGAACGGCTCGACGTCGTGACGGACGACCTCGGAGGTCCGTACGACGGGGTGGTGGCTCTGCACGTCCTGCAGCACGTCGAGCCCCAGCACCTCCCCGGCGTCCTCGCCCGCATCTCGACCAGCCTGCGTCCCCACGGCCGGTTCGCCGTAGCGGTGCGCCTGGGCGAAGGGACAGGTTGGGAGGTCGGCGAGTCCGGCAACCCCTACTTCCGAGCACTGTGGTCCGAGGCGCAGTTCGTTGCTGAGATCGAGCGGGCCGGGATGAGCGTCGAGTGGAGCGTGCAGAGCAGCGACGAGGAGCAGAGCAGCTGGTTGACGCTGCTGGCCGCGACGCCTGCGCGACAGGACGACCTCGACGCACCGACCGGCAGAATTTCACCTGAGTAG
- a CDS encoding DUF5999 family protein, which yields MQCTHSPRCPEATAPNCCSAHTVSDHFEQGWEQLCNGVILFDDGRYLAPDGHVEMVPLSAAS from the coding sequence ATGCAGTGCACTCACTCGCCGCGCTGTCCGGAAGCCACCGCTCCCAACTGCTGCAGCGCGCACACCGTTTCCGACCACTTCGAGCAGGGCTGGGAGCAGCTCTGCAACGGGGTCATCCTGTTCGACGACGGCCGGTACCTCGCCCCGGACGGCCACGTCGAGATGGTCCCGCTGTCCGCAGCTTCCTGA
- a CDS encoding SMP-30/gluconolactonase/LRE family protein: protein MRRVLAAAVATVLGVVVLSAHPQSASSAARAKWNTQVFSRVPYPGTPAYVFAHPNGRVYAGTYASTSNKTASRVFEWTGSGTLLRSWTVPGQKLGQEPGVQVATSDARGRLVLLEKSTSGVLTLNTKTGKFKRQATLPDLPLCSKKKKPCSPNGSDDKAIPNYAAWGPDGALYITDYGQAVIWRIPAKGGAPTVWFASAALDNSLGFGTTGLVYQASTRSFLIGQQTTVDGQALRGRLYRLPVKKGGKPGALSTLWKSRTMELPDGFGIGKSGKIYLANVVSNQIVVLSPAGKELERFPKGVGAGKNGSSIPFDGPSNATFIGKRLLVASQSPVAGDRNHHVIHDVQVGEQGVPTYRRKISRLR from the coding sequence GTGAGGCGGGTCCTCGCGGCCGCCGTCGCCACCGTCCTCGGCGTCGTCGTGCTGTCCGCGCACCCGCAGTCGGCCTCCTCGGCCGCCCGCGCGAAGTGGAACACCCAGGTGTTCTCGCGGGTCCCCTACCCGGGCACCCCGGCGTACGTCTTCGCGCACCCCAACGGCCGGGTGTACGCCGGCACCTACGCCTCGACGTCGAACAAGACGGCCTCGCGGGTCTTCGAGTGGACCGGCAGCGGGACGCTGCTGCGCTCGTGGACGGTCCCCGGCCAGAAGCTCGGGCAGGAGCCCGGCGTCCAGGTCGCGACCTCGGACGCCCGCGGCAGGCTGGTGCTGCTGGAGAAGTCGACCTCGGGCGTGCTCACCCTCAACACCAAGACCGGCAAGTTCAAGCGGCAGGCGACCCTGCCCGACCTGCCGCTGTGCTCGAAGAAGAAGAAGCCGTGCTCCCCCAACGGCTCCGACGACAAGGCGATCCCGAACTACGCCGCGTGGGGCCCGGACGGTGCCCTGTACATCACCGACTACGGCCAGGCGGTGATCTGGCGGATCCCGGCGAAGGGCGGTGCGCCGACGGTGTGGTTCGCGTCGGCAGCGTTGGACAACAGCCTCGGGTTCGGCACGACGGGACTGGTCTACCAGGCCTCGACCCGCTCGTTCCTGATCGGCCAGCAGACCACCGTCGACGGGCAGGCCCTGCGCGGCCGGCTCTACCGACTGCCCGTCAAGAAGGGCGGGAAGCCCGGAGCGCTCAGCACGCTCTGGAAGTCGCGCACGATGGAGCTCCCCGACGGCTTCGGCATCGGGAAGTCCGGCAAGATCTACCTCGCGAACGTGGTCTCGAACCAGATCGTCGTGCTCTCGCCCGCGGGCAAGGAGCTCGAGCGGTTCCCCAAGGGGGTGGGTGCCGGCAAGAACGGTTCGTCGATCCCGTTCGACGGGCCGTCGAACGCGACGTTCATCGGGAAGCGACTGCTGGTCGCGAGCCAGTCGCCCGTCGCGGGCGACCGGAACCACCACGTGATCCACGACGTCCAGGTCGGCGAACAGGGTGTGCCGACCTACCGCCGGAAGATCTCCCGGCTGCGCTGA
- a CDS encoding FAD-dependent oxidoreductase: protein MTLPLDRRTLFKGALATGLGTMGVGLLEEQVSAATLQGSLPKKVDVVVVGGGLSGLVAARKVARAGKSVLVLEARKRVGGRLLNHELKNGSVIEAGGAFVGPTQDHIIALAKKLKVPTFPEYTAGKNVFVSRGQRSTYTGTVPPDPTILLDAALLLSKLDGYAAEMPVDAPWSHPKAKEWDSQTLSQFIRHNTLNKTAVENLIKCWTQPGFGADPNQLSLLFVIHYLACSGNESTPGTFELNSDTKGGAQERRFVGGSQLVPLRLAEKLGHRVALHTRVNRIDQSPGHRAVVHTSRGIVRARRVIVAAPPPMVLGIDWYPQLSTQRHNLLTHWNMGELMKCDAVYSTPFWRKDGHSGSGLADAGATRAVFDNSPQDAKVGVLLAFVGGSVHRQYAHLSLANRRKAVLEGFAQMFGPKALKPIEYTEHDWTKERWTGGGPVPIMAPGTMTKYGPAIRQPHGRVHWAGTETSTYWNGYMDGAVRSGKRAAIEVLDKL, encoded by the coding sequence ATGACCCTCCCCCTCGACCGGCGGACCCTGTTCAAGGGCGCCCTCGCCACCGGCCTCGGCACGATGGGTGTCGGCCTGCTCGAGGAACAGGTCAGCGCGGCGACGCTGCAGGGGTCGCTGCCGAAGAAGGTCGACGTGGTCGTCGTCGGCGGCGGCCTGTCCGGACTGGTCGCCGCTCGCAAGGTGGCGCGCGCGGGCAAGTCCGTGCTCGTGCTCGAGGCCCGCAAGCGCGTGGGCGGGCGACTGCTCAACCACGAGCTCAAGAACGGCAGCGTCATCGAGGCCGGTGGCGCGTTCGTCGGGCCCACCCAGGACCACATCATCGCGCTGGCCAAGAAGCTCAAGGTCCCGACCTTTCCCGAGTACACCGCCGGCAAGAACGTCTTCGTCTCGCGGGGTCAGCGGTCGACGTACACCGGTACCGTGCCGCCGGACCCGACGATCCTGCTCGACGCCGCGCTGCTGCTCAGCAAGCTGGACGGGTACGCCGCCGAGATGCCGGTCGACGCGCCCTGGTCGCACCCCAAGGCGAAGGAGTGGGACTCCCAGACGCTGTCCCAGTTCATCCGTCACAACACCTTGAACAAGACCGCGGTCGAGAACCTGATCAAGTGCTGGACCCAGCCCGGCTTCGGCGCGGACCCGAACCAGCTCTCGCTGCTGTTCGTCATCCACTACCTCGCGTGCTCCGGCAACGAGTCCACGCCCGGCACCTTCGAGCTCAACTCCGACACCAAGGGCGGCGCTCAGGAACGTCGTTTCGTCGGTGGCTCCCAGCTGGTCCCGCTGCGCCTGGCCGAGAAGCTCGGCCACCGTGTCGCCCTGCACACGCGGGTCAACCGCATCGACCAGAGTCCTGGCCACCGTGCGGTGGTGCACACCAGCCGCGGCATCGTAAGGGCCCGCCGGGTGATCGTCGCGGCGCCGCCGCCGATGGTGCTCGGGATCGACTGGTACCCCCAGCTCTCGACGCAGCGTCACAACCTGCTCACGCACTGGAACATGGGCGAGCTGATGAAGTGCGACGCCGTCTACTCCACGCCGTTCTGGCGCAAGGACGGCCACAGCGGATCCGGCCTGGCCGACGCGGGCGCCACCCGCGCGGTCTTCGACAACTCCCCGCAGGACGCGAAGGTGGGCGTCCTGCTCGCCTTCGTCGGCGGCTCGGTGCACCGGCAGTACGCCCACCTGTCGCTGGCCAACCGCCGGAAGGCGGTGCTCGAGGGCTTCGCCCAGATGTTCGGACCGAAGGCGCTCAAGCCGATCGAGTACACCGAGCACGACTGGACCAAGGAGCGGTGGACCGGCGGCGGACCGGTGCCGATCATGGCGCCGGGAACCATGACGAAGTACGGCCCGGCGATCCGTCAGCCGCACGGTCGCGTGCACTGGGCCGGCACGGAGACCTCGACGTACTGGAACGGCTACATGGACGGAGCCGTGCGCTCCGGCAAGCGTGCCGCGATCGAAGTTCTGGACAAGCTGTGA
- a CDS encoding TetR/AcrR family transcriptional regulator: MPAVTSPALTGSPGLRRTPMQARSRERVERILDSASDLVVEHGVDALSTRAIAAEAEVPIASLYQYFSDRDAILLALVERDTLEMDEQVAADLAELTDLSVASLVETTMRAYVKVYARRPDFVEIWLRGRTNPAVNDFGRQHNRRTAQELRTFAVDAGLARPDMPLAAAELAVEIGDRCFQLAYETDLAGDPFLVEQGIAMVAAYLRTFAAEPAA; this comes from the coding sequence GTGCCTGCTGTCACCTCACCTGCGCTCACCGGCTCGCCGGGGCTGCGTCGTACTCCCATGCAGGCTCGTTCGCGCGAGCGGGTCGAGCGCATCCTGGACTCCGCCTCGGACCTCGTCGTGGAGCACGGTGTCGACGCGTTGAGCACACGGGCGATCGCGGCCGAGGCCGAGGTCCCGATCGCCTCGCTCTACCAGTACTTCTCCGACCGGGACGCCATCCTGCTGGCCCTGGTCGAGCGCGACACCCTGGAGATGGACGAGCAGGTCGCCGCCGACCTCGCGGAGCTGACGGACCTTTCCGTGGCCTCGCTGGTCGAGACGACGATGCGCGCCTACGTGAAGGTCTACGCCCGGCGTCCGGACTTCGTCGAGATCTGGCTGCGTGGTCGCACCAACCCCGCCGTCAACGACTTCGGTCGGCAGCACAACCGGCGTACCGCGCAGGAGCTGCGCACCTTCGCGGTCGACGCCGGTCTTGCCCGTCCGGACATGCCGCTGGCCGCGGCCGAGCTCGCGGTCGAGATCGGCGACCGCTGCTTCCAGCTCGCCTACGAGACCGATCTGGCCGGGGATCCGTTCCTGGTCGAGCAGGGCATCGCGATGGTCGCGGCCTACCTGCGCACCTTCGCTGCGGAGCCCGCGGCGTGA
- a CDS encoding class II aldolase/adducin family protein: MTAYDGVRAQVADASRRLAAEGLLIGTAGNVSAVDASSGHVAVTATGVVLGECSPEHVTVVDRDGNVVLGDLEPTSEVELHLAAVGRAGALAVVHTHAPAATAVGCVQDELPVIHYQQLLLGGAIPVVPYATFGSTELADGVTAALTGRSAALMANHGAVTTGGDLAKAVENALLLEWCCRLLLDATVLGSPRFLDEVQQAAVIEAALARSYGTTRAVADRHPEETP, from the coding sequence GTGACGGCGTACGACGGGGTCCGCGCGCAGGTCGCGGACGCCTCGCGGCGCCTGGCCGCCGAAGGCCTCCTCATCGGTACGGCGGGCAACGTCAGTGCCGTCGACGCGTCTTCGGGCCACGTCGCGGTGACGGCGACCGGGGTCGTCCTGGGGGAGTGCTCTCCCGAGCACGTGACCGTCGTCGACCGGGACGGGAACGTCGTCCTCGGCGATCTCGAGCCCACCTCCGAGGTCGAGCTGCACCTCGCTGCCGTCGGACGCGCGGGCGCGCTCGCGGTCGTGCACACGCACGCCCCTGCCGCCACCGCCGTCGGCTGCGTCCAGGACGAGCTCCCGGTGATCCACTACCAGCAGCTGCTGCTCGGCGGTGCGATCCCGGTGGTGCCGTACGCGACCTTCGGCAGCACCGAACTCGCTGACGGTGTCACCGCGGCACTGACCGGCCGGTCCGCCGCGCTGATGGCGAACCACGGAGCGGTCACCACCGGCGGCGACCTGGCCAAGGCTGTCGAGAACGCGCTGCTGCTCGAGTGGTGCTGCCGGCTGCTGCTCGACGCGACCGTCCTGGGTAGCCCCCGCTTTCTGGACGAGGTCCAGCAGGCGGCGGTCATCGAGGCCGCTCTCGCCCGCAGCTACGGAACCACCCGAGCGGTCGCGGACCGCCATCCCGAGGAGACTCCATGA
- a CDS encoding sugar kinase → MTQTIAVVGVHVLDTHVLRVESIPESSDGAVVDTIRMSAAGTAGGTGLVLSRLGADVHSIGALGDDPIASVLTSLLAADGIDVSRLVTKEGVQTSSSVIPVRPNGDRPAWHCIGANGTLTLEDIDLTSVPGLTHVHLGGPEFLGGPAAGELLAAAKAAGCTTSVDILAPGDPDLLAWIEDCLPHTDYLLPNDEQVLGFTGETDLAAGARALVAKGAGCVAVTQGSKGAIVVTAEEEHEVPAFSIEVVDTTGCGDAFSAGFLLARAEGLGLAESARLGCAAAAQVATGVGTDAGDYDWDKVKAFAG, encoded by the coding sequence ATGACCCAGACGATCGCCGTGGTCGGCGTCCACGTGCTCGACACCCACGTCCTGCGGGTCGAGTCGATCCCCGAGAGCTCCGACGGCGCCGTCGTCGACACGATCCGGATGTCGGCCGCCGGGACCGCCGGGGGGACCGGTCTGGTGCTGTCCCGCCTCGGCGCCGACGTGCACAGCATCGGCGCGCTCGGTGACGACCCGATTGCCAGCGTGCTCACCTCGCTTCTTGCTGCGGACGGCATCGACGTCTCGCGCCTGGTCACCAAGGAGGGGGTGCAGACCTCCTCGAGCGTGATCCCGGTGCGCCCGAACGGCGACCGCCCGGCGTGGCACTGCATCGGCGCCAACGGCACGCTGACGCTCGAGGACATCGACCTGACCTCGGTGCCGGGGCTGACCCACGTGCACCTCGGGGGGCCCGAGTTCCTCGGTGGCCCGGCCGCCGGCGAGCTGCTCGCCGCGGCGAAGGCGGCCGGCTGCACCACCTCGGTCGACATCCTCGCGCCGGGCGACCCCGACCTCCTCGCGTGGATCGAGGACTGCCTCCCGCACACCGACTACCTGCTGCCGAACGACGAACAGGTGCTCGGCTTCACCGGCGAGACCGACCTGGCCGCCGGTGCCCGTGCGCTCGTCGCCAAGGGAGCCGGCTGCGTTGCGGTCACCCAGGGCTCGAAGGGCGCGATCGTCGTGACGGCCGAGGAGGAGCACGAGGTCCCGGCGTTCAGCATCGAGGTCGTCGACACCACCGGCTGCGGCGACGCGTTCTCCGCCGGCTTCCTGCTCGCCCGGGCCGAGGGCCTCGGCCTCGCCGAGTCCGCCCGCCTCGGGTGCGCCGCCGCCGCGCAGGTCGCCACCGGCGTCGGCACCGACGCGGGGGACTACGACTGGGACAAGGTCAAGGCGTTCGCCGGCTAG
- a CDS encoding hemolysin family protein codes for MSTEAGLLLGVALLIGNAFFVGAEFALVSARRTQIEPRAQQGSALAKSALRAMEQVSLVMAGAQFGITVCSLGLGAVAEPALAHLLEPIAENLGIPHGAVHPIAFTIALTFVVYLHVVLGEMVPKNLALAGPERAALVFGAPMIMIVTALKPIVWILNAIANGILRLVGIEPKAEVSSVFTHEQVEALVDESRAEGLLEEGEYERLSGALGFTSRTVADVYLPMAGLQTVTRGARVTEVEAICAETGFSRFPVVGETGTLIGYLHIKDVLGHDPHGRARVVEDRWIRQFANVRTGETLVHALQAVQSQGAHMARVVDESGEVVGIATLEDVIEELVGEIRDAAHH; via the coding sequence ATGAGCACGGAAGCCGGTCTCCTCCTCGGCGTCGCGCTGCTGATCGGCAACGCGTTCTTCGTCGGTGCCGAGTTCGCGTTGGTCTCCGCCCGTCGTACGCAGATCGAGCCACGCGCCCAGCAGGGTTCGGCGCTGGCCAAGTCGGCGCTACGCGCGATGGAGCAGGTCTCCCTGGTCATGGCCGGAGCCCAGTTCGGCATCACGGTCTGCTCTCTCGGCCTCGGTGCCGTCGCCGAACCCGCACTGGCCCACCTGCTGGAACCTATCGCCGAGAACCTGGGCATCCCGCACGGAGCCGTGCACCCGATCGCGTTCACGATCGCGTTGACCTTCGTCGTCTACCTGCACGTGGTGCTCGGCGAGATGGTGCCCAAGAACCTGGCGCTGGCCGGCCCCGAGCGCGCGGCGCTGGTCTTCGGCGCGCCGATGATCATGATCGTCACCGCCCTCAAGCCGATCGTGTGGATCCTGAACGCGATCGCGAACGGCATCCTCCGCCTGGTCGGCATCGAGCCGAAGGCCGAGGTGTCCTCGGTGTTCACCCACGAGCAGGTCGAGGCGCTGGTCGACGAGTCCCGCGCCGAGGGCCTGCTCGAGGAGGGTGAGTACGAACGCCTCTCCGGCGCCCTCGGGTTCACCTCCCGAACGGTCGCCGACGTGTACCTGCCGATGGCCGGGCTGCAGACCGTCACGCGGGGTGCCCGGGTCACCGAGGTCGAGGCGATCTGCGCGGAGACCGGGTTCTCCCGCTTCCCCGTCGTCGGTGAGACCGGCACGCTGATCGGCTACCTGCACATCAAGGACGTCCTCGGTCACGACCCGCATGGACGTGCCCGGGTCGTCGAGGACCGCTGGATCCGCCAGTTCGCCAACGTCCGGACCGGCGAGACCCTGGTGCACGCGCTGCAAGCGGTGCAGTCCCAGGGCGCGCACATGGCGCGAGTCGTCGACGAGTCCGGCGAGGTCGTGGGCATCGCGACGCTCGAGGACGTCATCGAGGAGCTTGTCGGCGAGATCCGCGACGCAGCGCACCACTGA
- a CDS encoding hemolysin family protein: MEWILLGAAVALMVMCGLFVAAEFALVTVDRAEVERAVASGDRGAEGVSVALRSLSTQLSGAQVGITLTNLAIGFLAEPAIARLLEDPLESWGLSEDTVTPVSVALGLIIATFATMIFGELVPKNVAISLPLATAKATQGFQRVFTMVISLPIKGLNGSANAIVRALGVEPQEELRSARSSEELASLAGRSASEGTLDTETAHLVQRSIAFGPRTAGEIMTPRMRMASVDASDPVSKIIDLSAATGFSKFPVIKGSSDNIVGSVHVKQAVAVARSDRDSTLVREVMVAATLVPESLRLDPLLALLRGEGFQMAIVSDEYGGTAGIVTLEDVVEEIVGDISDEHDRLSARLRRRPDGSWIVSGLLRPDEVLDATGLDLPEHEDYDTVAGLLVQALGRIPVRGDEVRVPLPVIPPEDDDEKPVHEFARLRVELMDGLRVDRISVRREVDEEVQA, from the coding sequence ATGGAGTGGATCCTGCTCGGCGCGGCCGTGGCCCTGATGGTCATGTGCGGCCTGTTCGTCGCGGCCGAATTCGCCCTCGTCACCGTCGACCGCGCCGAGGTCGAACGAGCCGTCGCCAGTGGCGACCGTGGCGCCGAGGGAGTCTCGGTCGCGCTGCGTTCGCTCTCGACCCAGCTCTCCGGTGCCCAGGTCGGGATCACGCTGACGAACCTCGCGATCGGTTTCCTCGCCGAGCCCGCGATCGCCCGGCTGCTCGAGGACCCCCTGGAGTCGTGGGGCCTGTCGGAGGACACGGTCACCCCGGTCTCGGTCGCCCTCGGACTGATCATCGCCACCTTCGCGACGATGATCTTCGGCGAGCTGGTGCCGAAGAACGTGGCGATCTCCCTCCCGCTCGCGACCGCCAAGGCGACCCAGGGCTTCCAACGCGTCTTCACGATGGTCATCTCGCTCCCGATCAAGGGGCTCAACGGCTCGGCGAACGCGATCGTCCGCGCGCTCGGCGTCGAGCCGCAGGAGGAGCTCCGGTCGGCACGTTCCTCCGAGGAGCTCGCCTCGCTCGCCGGGCGGTCGGCCTCCGAGGGAACCCTGGACACCGAGACCGCGCACCTGGTGCAGCGCTCGATCGCGTTCGGACCCCGGACCGCCGGCGAGATCATGACGCCGCGGATGCGGATGGCGTCGGTCGACGCCTCCGACCCGGTCTCGAAGATCATCGACCTCTCCGCAGCGACCGGGTTCTCCAAGTTCCCCGTCATCAAGGGCAGCAGCGACAACATCGTGGGGTCGGTGCACGTGAAGCAGGCCGTCGCGGTGGCCCGCAGCGACCGCGACTCCACCCTGGTCCGCGAGGTGATGGTGGCCGCCACACTGGTCCCCGAGTCATTGCGCCTGGACCCGTTGCTCGCGCTGCTGCGCGGTGAGGGTTTCCAGATGGCGATCGTCTCCGACGAGTACGGCGGCACCGCGGGGATCGTGACCCTGGAGGACGTGGTCGAGGAGATCGTCGGCGACATCTCCGACGAGCACGACCGGCTCTCGGCCCGGCTGCGCCGGCGTCCGGACGGGTCGTGGATCGTCTCGGGCCTGCTGCGTCCCGACGAGGTGCTCGACGCGACCGGTCTCGACCTGCCCGAGCACGAGGACTACGACACCGTCGCGGGACTGCTGGTCCAGGCGCTCGGCCGGATCCCCGTCCGCGGCGACGAGGTCCGCGTCCCCCTCCCGGTCATCCCCCCCGAGGACGACGACGAGAAGCCCGTGCACGAGTTCGCCCGACTGCGCGTCGAGCTGATGGACGGGTTGCGGGTCGACCGCATCTCGGTACGCCGTGAGGTCGACGAGGAGGTGCAGGCATGA